One Anatilimnocola floriformis genomic window, CCGTGATCGGCACGCGGCCTTCGTCCTTGCGGTCTTGGCGGGCGTAGCCGAAGTATGGAATGACGGCGGTGATTCGCTCGGCCGAGGCTCGTTTGCAACTGTCGATCATGATCAACAGTTCGAACAGGTTGTCGTTGACCGGCGGGCAGGTCGGTTGGATGAGGAAGATATCGCGGCCGCGAATGTCTTCTTCGATCTTGCAGAAGTTTTCGCCGTCGGGAAATTTTCCCAGCGTGATTTCGGCCAAGGGCAAGTGCAGGAAGTTGCAAATGCTTTTTGCCAAAGGGCGGTTGGCTTGGCCGGAGAAGATTTTCAGTTCACGCATTTTGTTCTTAGGTAGCCCGACGCGTGAGCGAGGGGGAAGCGGGTACAACTTTTCAAGGCAAGTGAAGGTAACTCGCTGCTCAACCCCTCACCCCAGCCCTCTCCCCGAAGCGGGGCGAGGGAGCAAAACGTTTGCTAACGCAAACAAAGAAAACAATCGATTACAGCAGCCCGTAGTTCGTCAGCGTCTTCTTCAGCTTCGCTTCGCCGGCTGCATCCAGCGCCGTCATCGGCAAGCGCAGTTCGCCGGTGTCGCGGCCGAGCATTTTCATGGCGGCTTTGAGCGGGATGGGATTGGTCGAGAGGCCCAACATGTCGCGGCAGAGGTGGAACAACTTGTGATGCCACTTTTCTGCTTCGGCGACATCGCTCTTCTTCCAGGCATTCAGCAGCGCGATCATATCCTTCGGCACGATGTTGCCGACGACGGAAATGACCCCTTCGCCACCGACGGAGAGGAGCGGCAGCGTCAGGCTGTCGTCGCCACTGAGAATCGAGAGCTTGGTCGCGCTCAGGATTTGCGAAGCCTGATCGAGCGAACCGGTCGCTTCCTTCACGAGCGTGATGTTCGGCAGTTCGTCGAAACGAATGAACGTTTCCGGCTCGATGTTCTTGCCGGTGCGGCCCGGAATGTTGTAGACGCAGAGCGGAATGCCGACCTGTTCGGCAATGGCTTTGTAGTGCTGATAAAAGCCTTCTTGCGTCGGCTTGTTGTAATAAGGACCGACCACGAGGGCGGCATCGGCGCCTTCTTTGGCAGCCCACTTGGTCAGACGCAGGGCTTCGGCCGTGCTGTTCGAGCCGGTGCCGGGCATGACCTTGCAACGGCCGCGGGCGGTTTGCACGACGATCGAAATGACCCGCTCGTGTTCTTCGTGCGAGAGGGTGGGCGATTCGCCAGTCGTGCCGACGGGGCACAGCCCGTGCGTGCCGGCGGCGATCTGGAATTCGACCTGTTCCTTGAGTTTGGCTTCGTCCAACTGGCCATCTTTGAGAGGCGTGGTGATTGCAACCCACAAACCCGCGAACTCCGAACCTTTCCGAGCCATATCCGCAGCACCCTGTGTAGAACCCGAACCATCAAAGCGAGAGGACCCGCGGCAAAAGGCTCGCGGGCAAACGAACATCATACGTCCGCGGTGCGGGAATGGGGAGAGGCAGAAACCCTGTTTGACGCCGCTAGCGAGGCTATTTACCTTAGCTGCGACGACGAATCCTGCCGCTATTCGCTGGAGAATCAATCGAGATGGGTGCACAACTCTGGTATCACGAAGCCCCCTGGTATGCCAAGCCCGCCGACGCCCTGCAGGAACTGCAAGCCAGGTTCCTTGCCGAAAATTACGACTTGGCGAAGCTCCTCCCGCAGCATCTTGGCTGGGAGCGAGAATCGATTGCGGCCTGCAGGGAGGACGGCGACCCCTACGACTTGCTGGAAATGATGGAGCAAAAATTAGCGCTGCTGGAAGACCTGTGCAGCAAGCCGATTCCGAACAAGCCCGCGGAGCAGATCAAGATCCTGCAACAGCTCAACGCCGACAGCGGCGAAGGGATCGGCAATGTGCTGGATTTGACCGGCGTGTCGAAAAAACGGCAGATGCACACCGCTACGCCGCTCTCCGACAAAGAACTCGTCGAGCTCGTCGGCAGCACCCAGCCCGATCTGCCCCAGGCCCAGAAATCGATCTACAAGATCAACGGCGTGCTCGAGCGTGGCGATTGTGTCTGCTTTGCGTTCTATGCAGAGGGCCAACCGGCGGGCTGGTACTTCGTGGGTAATACGATTGATTAAGTGAGGTCGGATTTTAGGGACACTTACTCCGCTTCTTCAGACCACACCAAATGTCCCTGCCGGATGCACGCGATGAGATAAACGGCCACAGCGCAGCCGGTGGCAACGATTCCCCAGCGATAAATTTGTGGTTCGTCGGGGAAGTAGAACTGCGCGACTCCGATATCCACCACAAGGCGTCCAATCACCAGCAAAACAACAAGCAGCGCCACGGACGAATAGATCCGAACTTCTGCAGGATTGCTCATTCCCTGAGTCTATCGGCCTGCGAATATGCCCTGCAACGGACACAAGCCTGACGCGCAAGCGGAGGAATCGCCTCAATTTCTTCGCTGGCGCGTAAGGTTCATGTGAGCGAAAAGACGGCACTCTACGCCCAATCGTCGTGCATCAGAAACCGCCCCGGAAATCAACGGCGGTTTACTTTTGCCCGTTCCGCTGCGAAAAACGATCGATTCGGCCGAATTCCGCCGATCTGCCTCGCCTGGAATGCCACTTGCTGTTGCGCGCGCCTGCCGCCGCGTGACGCCTTGTTCTTGCGGCGACGAAACTGCAATGCGTGCTGCCCACAACGGTCGCAGCGCTTGCACAGCGGCCATTCGTTTTGCCCAAGCCGATCCCTTTTCCCTGCCGATACATTCGATCCACAGCCCCTCTTGCCGCGAGTGATTTGAACCGATGGCCATCCGCGTTGCTCTGCACCACCGTACTTCGTATCGCTTCGACCGGCCTGTAACGCTGCTGCCGCACGTCGTTCGCCTGCGGCCGGCGCCGCACTGCCGCACGCCGATTTTGAGCTATTCGCTGAAGGTGCAGCCCGAGGAGCAATTTCTCAACTGGCAGCAGGATCCTTACAGCAATTACCTGGCGCGGCTCGTCTTTCCCAAGCCGGCCACGGAAGCCGTCTTCGAAGTCGACCTCGTCGCCGAGATGACGACGCACAACCCGTTCGACTTCTTCATCGACGACAGCGCTCAGCAGTCACCGTTCAAGTACGACGCCATCCTCACCCGCGAATTGCAGCCCTACCTCGAAGCCGAAGCGCCTGGCCCGCTCCTCAGCCAGTTGATTGCCGAGAGCCGCAAGAGCGCCATCAAGACGATCGATTACCTCGTCGAGCTCAATCAGAAAATTCAAAGCCGGCTGAAGTATCTGATTCGCCTCGAGCCCGGCATTCAATCGTGCGAAGAAACGCTCACGCTCGGCTCGGGCAGCTGCCGCGATTACTCGTGGCTGCTCGTGAACTTGCTGCGGCATCTCGGTTTGGCCGCGCGGTTTGTCTCGGGCTACCTGATTCAATTGACTGCCGATGTGAAGTCGCTCGACGGCCCGAGCGGCACCGAGGTCGATTTCACCGACTTGCACGCTTGGACCGAAGTCTTCATTCCCGGCGCGGGCTGGATCGGCCTCGATTCGACGAGCGGTCTTCTCGCCGGCGAAGGTCACTTGCCGCTCGCCTGCGCCGCCGATCCGACTTCGGCAGCGCCGATCACCGGAAGTTGGCAGAAGCTGGAAGGGGACACCGGCGATGTCAAAGTCGAGCAGGAATTCAAGTTTGAAATGAAGGTCACGCGGATCCACGAAGATCCGCGCGTGACCAAGCCTTACACCGACCGCCAGTGGAACTCGATCGAAACGCTCGGCGCACAGATCGACGATGAACTGCGGGCCGGCGATTGCCGACTGACGATGGGTGGCGAACCAACGTTTGTGGCCATCGACAATCGCGATGCCGACGAATGGAACACGGCGGCGCTCGGGCCGCACAAGCGCAAGCTCGCCGGTGTGTTGTTTCGCAAAATGCGCGATCACTTCGCGCCGCAAGGTTTGCTCCACTTCAGCCAAGGAAAGTGGTATCCCGGCGAATCGTTGCCGCGCTGGGCGTTCAGCTGTTATTGGCGCAAAGACGGTCAGCCGCTGTGGCGCGATCCGGCGCTCGTCGCCGCGGATCATGGTGAGTACAAGTTCACCGATCGCGATGCGCAGAAATTTACGCAGGTTCTCGCGCGGCGATTGGGCGTCGAAGCCGGCCACGAAATTCCCGGTTACGAAGACGTTTGGTATTACATGTGGCGTGAGCGGCGGCTGCCGACGAATGTCGACCCGCTGCAGAACAATCTCGCCGATAAAGAAGAGCGGGCCCGCCTCGCCAAGATTTTTGACCACGGCTTGGAAAAGGTCATCGGCTATGCATTGCCGGTGCAGCGGATTCACACTCGCGAAGGTTCGTACTGGGTCAGCGGCAGTTGGTTCCTCCGCCGCGAACACATGTTTCTGATCCCCGGCGATTCGCCGATGGGTTTCCGTTTGCCGCTCGATAGCATTCCTTGGGTCGCCCCCGGCGACATGTTCAAGCCGGAAGAGATCGATCCCACCGCGCCGCTGCCGCCGTTGCCGTCTGCCGTCGACGGCAATTATTGGTCGCCGCAGTCGGGCGATTTGTTGGCCCGCTACAACCCGCCCTATCCGAATCAGGGTTACCCCAATCAATCGCCGCGCTCGATTTGGGAACAGAACTTCGGTCCTGGTGCTGGCCCTGGCAATGGTTCGGCCAATGGCCGAGGAAATCCCAACGATCGCCGCGGCGAAACGCTCGTGCGTTTTCAAACGCAGGGCGACAATCGTCCAGAGCCCGGCAAGTCGGCGGCGGGCATTGTGCGGACCGCGCTATGTGTCGAATCTCGCAACGGCACGATGTTTGTCTTCATGCCGCCGCTCGGTTTGCTCGAGGATTATCTCGATCTCGTCGCTGCCATCGAAGCGACCGCGAATGAGTTGAACATCCCAGTCCAGCTCGAAGGCTATGGCCCGCCGCACGATTCGCGGCTGCAGAATTTCTCGGTCACGCCCGACCCGGGTGTCATCGAAGTCAACATTCATCCCGCGACGAACTGGGAAGAACTCGCCGCAAACACCGAGGCGCTCTATCAGCTGGCCCATGAGTCGCGACTGTCGGCTGAGAAGTTCATGCTCGACGGCAAGCACACCGGCACCGGCGGCGGCAATCACATTGTCATCGGTGGTCCGACGCCGACCGAAAGCCCGATTCTGCAGCGGCCTGATTTGCTCCGCAGCCTGGTTTCGTACTGGCACAACCATCCGTCGCTGTCGTACTTGTTCTCAGGCTTATTCCTCGGCCCGACGAGTCAGGCGCCGCGCGTCGATGAAGCCCGCAATGATTCGCTCTACGAGCTCGAAATCGCGTTTCAAGAACTGCGGCTCGAAGGCAATGTGAAGCCTTGGCTTGTCGATCGTGTTTTCCGTCACTTGCTGACCGATCTAACGGGCAATACGCACCGCGCCGAGTTCTGCATCGACAAGTTGTATTCGCCGGATGGCTATGCTGGTCGCCGCGGCTTGCTTGAAATGCGAGCCTTCGAAATGCCGCCGCACTGGCAGATGAGCCTGGTGCAACAATTGTTGTTGCGTTCGCTCATCGCTCGCTTCTGGCATGAACCCTATCGCGCCAAGCTCGTCCGCTGGGGCACCGAACTGCACGATCGTTTCGCACTGCCGCACTTCATTCAACATGATTTGCAGGATGTGCTGTACGAACTTCGGCAGGCCGGTTTCCCGCTGCAAGAAGCCTGGTTTGCGCCGCACTTGGAATTCCGCTTCCCGTTACTCGGCGAAATCTCGCAGCGCAACGTGAAGCTCGAATTGCGGCAAGCCATCGAACCGTGGCACGTCCTCGGCGAAGAAAGCTCGAGCAGCGGCACGGCCCGGTATGTCGACTCGTCGGTCGAACGACTGCAAGTGAAAGTCACCGGCCTGACCGACTCGCGACACGTCATCGCGTGCAATGGCCGCCGTGTTCCGCTCCATCCGACGGGCGTGAATGGCGAGTTTGTTGCCGGCGTTCGTTATCGCGCCTGGCAACCACCATCGTGCTTACATCCGACCATCGGCAGCCACGCGCCACTGGTGTTCGACCTGCTCGATACCTGGCTGAACCGTTCCATCGGCGGCTGCACTTATCACGTCGCTCACCCGGGCGGCATGAGTTACGACACCTTCCCCGTCAACGCCAACGCAGCCGAGGGGCGGCGACATAGTCGCTTCCTGGCGATGGGGCACACTCCTGGGAGCGGCTTTGTAATGCCAACCGAAGAACGTATTCCCGAAGCCCCCCTGACGCTCGATCTGCGTACCACGCCGACGATGCAACAGGACCTGATCGCTCCCGACCTGCAAAACGGCGCGGCGCGCTACCTCGGCAACGGCTCGGTTGCCAACGCCAATCTGCAACCGGGAATGGAACGCAAGATGTCGCCATCCGGGCCATTCCGTAGTCGTCTATCGGCAGCCTTTGAAGGTGAACGTTACGACTGATCGCGGCCGGCGTCAGCCGCCGCTCCTGTCACCACCCGCGGCGTGAGCACCTGCTAAAGCTGTGGCTAAAAAACGCGGCAGCAACCATCGCGCTGATCCGCTCCCCTGCGCCGCCGCATTCGCCGCTGAACCCCATTAGTCACCAAGAGCGTGAGCGAGAGGGGCTATAAAAGGGTTATAGCCCCTTGATTGCCAAATTCAGCAATTCCTTTCGCAGAAATAACTTACGGCGAAATTAAAATCTTCACAGGGGTTATATAACCCGCTACACCAGACCGGGGGGCTGGTTGGAGACGCTGGTTGGCGAGGCTTTTCGGCTGCCGAGTTTGCCGCTGTTTTGTTACCATCCGGTCGGTCGCAGGAGGCTGAATTGGCGGTAAGTCATTGAGAACAAGCAGTTTGCGCCCCCGATGGAGTTTTTCCGGACAACTTCGTCGAAACGAGGGTTAGCAACCTAAGATTGTAGACGGACAGGAGTTGTGGCGGCCTGATCCAACAGACCGAGCAACTGGACGTAGAGGAGCATTGGCATGTGCGGCATTGTGGCTTACGTGGGGCATCGGCAGGCGGCGGAGTTTTTGATCGACGGGTTGCGGCGGTTGGAATACCGCGGCTATGACTCGGCCGGCCTGGCCACTGTCTCGAGCGATCGCCGGTTGCACGTGCTGAAGGCTGTCGGCAAGGTCGACGCCCTCGCCGAGAAATTGAAGCGACACTGGGCCCCGGGCACGATCGGCGTCGGTCACACCCGCTGGGCCACGCACGGTGCGCCGACAGAAGTGAATGCTCACCCGCACCGCGGCGGCGACGATTGCGTGGTGCTCGCGCACAACGGCGTGATCGAGAACTATCGCCTGCTGAAGGATCAGCTGGAAGAAGAAGGTTACAAGTTCGTTTCGGCGACCGACACCGAAGTGGTTGCACATCTGGTTGCCAGTTGTTACGACAAGTTGCGAGCGCTGGAAACGGAAGCCAACGACGATCCTTATGCGCTGCCGATCGCGGCGATCAATGAAGCGACCAGCAAGCTCCGCGGCACTTATGGCTTGGCCATTTTGCTGCGGGATTATCCCGGCGTGATCTTTGCCGCCCGGCAAGGAAGCCCGCTGGTGATCGGCGTGGGTAATCATGAACACTGGGTGGCCAGCGATGCTTCGCCGCTCGCGGGCCGCACCGACAAGATCGTCTATCTGGCCGATCGGCAGTTAGCCGTGATCACTGCTGATTCGCTGCATGTGCTAGAGCGCGATATCGGCACGGTTTCGCACTCGGTCGAAGCCCTCAACATCGTTGCCGACGACGTCGGTCTCGAAGGCTTTCCGCATTACATGCTCAAGGAAATCTATGAGCAGCCCGATTCGCTCACGGCTGCCATGCGTGGCCGGTTGAACGATGTCGATGCCACGGCGGTCTTCGGCGGTTTGAACCTCTCGCCGCAGCAGCTCCGCTCGGTGAATCGGATCATTCTTACCGCCTGTGGCACGAGCTGGCATGCAGCCCTCGTCGGCGAATACTTGATGGAAGAGCTGGCCCGCATTCCCGTCGAAGTGGAATATGCCAGCGAGCTGCGTTATCGCAATCCGCCCGTCGATCAAGGGACGCTCCTCTTTGCCATCACGCAGAGCGGCGAAACGGCAGACACGCTCGCCGCGCTCCGCGAGATGAAACGCAAAGGCCATCCTTCGCTGGCCATCTGCAACGTCATCGGCAGCACGATCGCTCAAGAAGCCGACGGCGGCGTCTATTTGCACGCTGGTCCCGAAATCGGCGTGGCTTCGACCAAGGCTTACACGTCGCAGGTCGTTACGCTCACCATGCTCGCGCTCTACTTCGGTCGGCTGCGGCATCTCAGCTTTGAAGCCGGCCAGCGGATCATTGCTCAGCTGCGGAAGCTGCCGGATCTGGTGCGCGAGACGCTCGAGGTCAACAACGAAGTTCGCCGCATCGCTGCCAAGTATTGCCACGCCGACAACTTCCTCTACCTCGGCCGGCAGTTCAATTTCCCGACAGGCCTCGAAGGCGCTTTGAAGCTCAAGGAAATCAGCTACATCCACGCCGAGGGCTACCCCGCCGCGGAAATGAAGCACGGGCCGATCGCCCTCGTCGACGAACACACGCCGAGCGTCTTCGTCATGCCGCAGGGTGGCGTGTATGAAAAGGTGATGTCGAACCTGGAAGAGATCAAAGCCCGCGGCGGTCCGGTCATCGCCATCGCCGCCAAGGGTGACAAGGAAATCGCCCGCCTGGCCGACGACGTGATCTACGTGCCCGAGTGCGAAGAGTTTCTCTCGCCGCTGATCAACATCGTGCCGCTGCAGCTGCTGGCCTATCACATCGCCGTCCTCCGCGGCTGTGATGTGGATAAGCCGCGTAATCTGGCGAAGAGTGTGACGGTGGAGTAGTTCTGAATTTGGGATGTTCTGAGTTCTGAGAACAGGAGTTGGGGCCTTCCTTCCTGTCTCAAAACTCAGAACTCAAAACCCAGAACTTTGTCCCGGCCACCCCGCGCGCAAATGGCCGAAATTCACGACTTTTCCTGAAACGAATCT contains:
- the glmS gene encoding glutamine--fructose-6-phosphate transaminase (isomerizing), translating into MCGIVAYVGHRQAAEFLIDGLRRLEYRGYDSAGLATVSSDRRLHVLKAVGKVDALAEKLKRHWAPGTIGVGHTRWATHGAPTEVNAHPHRGGDDCVVLAHNGVIENYRLLKDQLEEEGYKFVSATDTEVVAHLVASCYDKLRALETEANDDPYALPIAAINEATSKLRGTYGLAILLRDYPGVIFAARQGSPLVIGVGNHEHWVASDASPLAGRTDKIVYLADRQLAVITADSLHVLERDIGTVSHSVEALNIVADDVGLEGFPHYMLKEIYEQPDSLTAAMRGRLNDVDATAVFGGLNLSPQQLRSVNRIILTACGTSWHAALVGEYLMEELARIPVEVEYASELRYRNPPVDQGTLLFAITQSGETADTLAALREMKRKGHPSLAICNVIGSTIAQEADGGVYLHAGPEIGVASTKAYTSQVVTLTMLALYFGRLRHLSFEAGQRIIAQLRKLPDLVRETLEVNNEVRRIAAKYCHADNFLYLGRQFNFPTGLEGALKLKEISYIHAEGYPAAEMKHGPIALVDEHTPSVFVMPQGGVYEKVMSNLEEIKARGGPVIAIAAKGDKEIARLADDVIYVPECEEFLSPLINIVPLQLLAYHIAVLRGCDVDKPRNLAKSVTVE
- the dapA gene encoding 4-hydroxy-tetrahydrodipicolinate synthase yields the protein MARKGSEFAGLWVAITTPLKDGQLDEAKLKEQVEFQIAAGTHGLCPVGTTGESPTLSHEEHERVISIVVQTARGRCKVMPGTGSNSTAEALRLTKWAAKEGADAALVVGPYYNKPTQEGFYQHYKAIAEQVGIPLCVYNIPGRTGKNIEPETFIRFDELPNITLVKEATGSLDQASQILSATKLSILSGDDSLTLPLLSVGGEGVISVVGNIVPKDMIALLNAWKKSDVAEAEKWHHKLFHLCRDMLGLSTNPIPLKAAMKMLGRDTGELRLPMTALDAAGEAKLKKTLTNYGLL
- a CDS encoding transglutaminase family protein, which produces MAIRVALHHRTSYRFDRPVTLLPHVVRLRPAPHCRTPILSYSLKVQPEEQFLNWQQDPYSNYLARLVFPKPATEAVFEVDLVAEMTTHNPFDFFIDDSAQQSPFKYDAILTRELQPYLEAEAPGPLLSQLIAESRKSAIKTIDYLVELNQKIQSRLKYLIRLEPGIQSCEETLTLGSGSCRDYSWLLVNLLRHLGLAARFVSGYLIQLTADVKSLDGPSGTEVDFTDLHAWTEVFIPGAGWIGLDSTSGLLAGEGHLPLACAADPTSAAPITGSWQKLEGDTGDVKVEQEFKFEMKVTRIHEDPRVTKPYTDRQWNSIETLGAQIDDELRAGDCRLTMGGEPTFVAIDNRDADEWNTAALGPHKRKLAGVLFRKMRDHFAPQGLLHFSQGKWYPGESLPRWAFSCYWRKDGQPLWRDPALVAADHGEYKFTDRDAQKFTQVLARRLGVEAGHEIPGYEDVWYYMWRERRLPTNVDPLQNNLADKEERARLAKIFDHGLEKVIGYALPVQRIHTREGSYWVSGSWFLRREHMFLIPGDSPMGFRLPLDSIPWVAPGDMFKPEEIDPTAPLPPLPSAVDGNYWSPQSGDLLARYNPPYPNQGYPNQSPRSIWEQNFGPGAGPGNGSANGRGNPNDRRGETLVRFQTQGDNRPEPGKSAAGIVRTALCVESRNGTMFVFMPPLGLLEDYLDLVAAIEATANELNIPVQLEGYGPPHDSRLQNFSVTPDPGVIEVNIHPATNWEELAANTEALYQLAHESRLSAEKFMLDGKHTGTGGGNHIVIGGPTPTESPILQRPDLLRSLVSYWHNHPSLSYLFSGLFLGPTSQAPRVDEARNDSLYELEIAFQELRLEGNVKPWLVDRVFRHLLTDLTGNTHRAEFCIDKLYSPDGYAGRRGLLEMRAFEMPPHWQMSLVQQLLLRSLIARFWHEPYRAKLVRWGTELHDRFALPHFIQHDLQDVLYELRQAGFPLQEAWFAPHLEFRFPLLGEISQRNVKLELRQAIEPWHVLGEESSSSGTARYVDSSVERLQVKVTGLTDSRHVIACNGRRVPLHPTGVNGEFVAGVRYRAWQPPSCLHPTIGSHAPLVFDLLDTWLNRSIGGCTYHVAHPGGMSYDTFPVNANAAEGRRHSRFLAMGHTPGSGFVMPTEERIPEAPLTLDLRTTPTMQQDLIAPDLQNGAARYLGNGSVANANLQPGMERKMSPSGPFRSRLSAAFEGERYD